The Spirochaetae bacterium HGW-Spirochaetae-1 DNA segment CCCCGGCTGCGGCTTGGTCCATGTTTCCTTTGAATTATCCATAGAGGGCCCGTATATACCCCAGTAGAATTCATCGGTGTTAAGCAGCTTGGCGTAGAGCCTGTATGTCTTAGTCGCTCCGCTGGCCGCTGTTACGGTAATGCTCACCACGGTCACATAGCCTGCGTCAAGATCAATGGTCGCAGTGGCAGTGCCGCCCGTATAATTCTGAGTCGATACGACTCCTGCCGCGGCACCGGCTGTTCCGAAATACCTTACTGCGGCGAATTGTACGCCTGAAGCCGCCGAATCATCAACCGCTGCCGTGACCGTTATGGAGCTGAAACCGTAAATTACCGTCACGTAGTCCGTTATGGACTTGGTAAACCGGACAGAGTTGGGATCATGATACGTGCCGTCACCGCGGTTGAACGTACCGGGATGTACAGGCCTGGTGCTCATGGCGCCCATTCCCACCCTGAGGCTCTTCAGATCAGCATTGGCGCTTGCGGTGCTGACAGTCGCTGTTATTTCATAATCCTTCATAGTGCCGCTGTCAGGATTTTCCACCATGATTAAAATCGAATTATAGCCCTCGTTGAGCGAGATCGCGCTCAGGTCAGCAGCAGGTGTTCCGTTGACTGACACTGCGACTGTCGCCGAAGAGGACTCGGCCTGTACCACAAGAGTCACGGGGATCATGGAGGCGCTGAGAGATACCGAGTATAATGTGGTGTCTTTATCAAAATCCGGGTTAATAGAGGTCCCTGTAATCGACAGGGCCACAAGATCAGCCGTTGTGGTGACCTGCTGTCTGAACACGTTCAGGGTATAGGTCTCGCTGGTCACACCGTCACCGGCGGTACAGATTGCCTCGATGACATTCATACCGGAAACAAGAGGAATCGAGCTCCAGTCGGCAACCTCGTCGCTATTGGCCCTCAGTTCCACAACGGCTCCATCACCGGCGGCGGATGCATAAGCCGTTACATCTATGTTATCCTCGTTAACGCTCGCGGAAAAAGACCTGTTGCCGCCGGCAGGATCAAAAGCTGGCGTCAGGTCAGCTCCATTAATTGAGAGCTCAGAAAGCGTAGCATCGGCATGCCCTGCCGTATGCCGGTTCACTCGGATGGTGTAAGCCAGTTCCTGCCCATCCTGAGCCACGACAGTAATGATAACTATATTCTCTCCCACCTCAAGGCTGATAGGTCCCGAGGGGTCTCTGTTTGTCAGCTCGGTTCCAAAATCGGGATCACCCAGGTATATCCTGGCCCAGGAATCCTTCTTCTCCGCAGTTACTGTAATTGTATTTATCCCGTTTGGGACATCAAGTTCATTCTCCCATTCGCCTGGAGAGAAGGGATATTTCAGAGCAAGCTTCGTTGCGTTGGGATCATCTTCATTATACAGTGAAGGGGCATCTACGGTCAGACTTGTTATAAAATAGTCTGAGCTCAGACCATCATCCATGTCTCCCACCATAACCCCTGCAGTCTCCACATCGCAGCCTGATAAAACCGCAATAAATAATACCGCATAAATCATTAAATACTTCCTGATAAGCTTCATAGAACCTCCATTCTAAATGTAAACCGGCAATTCAGTATGTTTTGTATTTTCAATTTTCCACAACCAGACTGATTATTTTTTTAATATCTAGAACCGTCCAGACGGTCTCATGCACTCTTTTAAAAAAAGGCATTTTTGAAATGCCCTGTTCCGATCACTAAATCCGGTTCATTCTATAATAACGTATAATGCTAATAAAATAATACATTCTCCATAATTGTCAAGATTTTTTACCGCAGAAACTCCAATAATACTACATTAACGAACATATAACCTATTTTTTTGGATAATATCAGAATCTGATCAGGATTTTATCATAAAACCAATCCACTTGGGCTTTTCCCAAGACCGATATCATTTTTCACTTGCAAAAGAGGCTCTGACCCCACATACATCGTCGAGGCTCTGACCCCGGTACATGTTATTTAAGGAATGATAAAAAACTTACATGAAGGAACTTTTATGAAATTTTTCCGTAAAAAAGTACCCCTGGCGCTTTTCTCATCACTACTGATGGTACTGGCCTTTCCAAGCCATGACATCTATCCCCTGCTCTGGATTGGATTTATTCCGCTTCTCATGGCCATGGAGGATACAACCGTACGGGAATCGTACTGGCTGGGCCTCATCACGGGATGGGCCGGTATTTGTGGTGCCTATCCCTGGCTGAGCCATGTGACCAAAATATACATGGAAGCCCCTGTACCGGCGAACTACCTGATATGGATACTCTATGGCTTCTATCATGGGCAGCTCTTCGGCCTTGCAGCGGCGCTTTTTACCTGGGCGCGGAAGAAAACGGCGCTGCCCGTTATCGTCATTTTCCCGATTATAATGACGGGCCTCTGGACCATCTTTCCGGCCCTGTTTTTCTTCAACCTGGGAAACGGCACAACGGGCTTCATCACAGCCCTGCAGGGCATTGATATCACCGGCATCTACGGTCTGGATTATATAATTGTCCTGTGCAGTGCCTTCATATACAGCATCATCCGGCATAAAAAATTAAAAACACCGGGGATAATCCTGGCCGGGGCTGCCATTATTCTCATGGTCTGGTTCAGCTACGGGATATATGCCCTGCATACATGGCGGGAGGCTCTGACCCCCGGGGAAACGAAAAAAATTGGCATCGTTCAGCCCAACCGCCCGTCATCGCTCTTCATACTCCCTCCCGAAGAGGGTTACAGTACCACCTATCCCCTGGAGATGGCCCTGAGCAAGGCACTGATCGGGGACAGACCCGACCTCATCATCTGGCCCGAAGGCAATTTTTACGGCTATTTCGAGGATATTTCCGTACGACTGGCCTTTATGAAACAGGTCCGCGACTGGGGGATTCCCCTGCTCTTCCATGATTATCCCTGGGACCTGGGCGCTACGGGCAAACTGTACCGGAACAGTTCCGTCCTCATCAGGGATGACGGCTCCTACGGCGGCCGCTATGACAAGCGCTTCATCGTTCCCTTCGGCGAATACATACCTTTTGTCAACTACGACTGGTCCATCATTCAAAGCCTGGAACTGCCGCCGCCGCTGACTCCCGGGAAGGGCCCCGTGACTTTCCACGCCGGCGGCATGAAAATTGATCCCCTCATCTGTTACGAAACACAGTTCAGCGCCTTTGTAGCCGATTCCCTCGGGAAGGACCCGCAGGGAAAGATAATCACGGTTCAAAGCAATGACGGGTGGTACGGCCGTGGATCGGAAGCGGCCCAGCAGAATTCCTCGATAATACTGCGGGCCGTAGAGAACAGGGTTCCCGTCATCCATGTAGTCAACAACGGTCCCTCCATGGCGGCGGGACCCGATGGCCGGGTCCTGTTCAGTTACGGTTTCTGGGAAAGGGGCAGTTGGATAGCATCGATCCCCTATAATGAAAAGAGCGGTGGTTCCTTCTATACCAGGCATCCCGCCCTTTTTACGACTTTGATGCGGATATTCTTTATAGTGCTAATCGCATGGGTGATATTCAGGAACAGAATTACCGCACCCAGATCACCCGGTCGTTCTTGACTCCCTGGGATACGATAAAATCCCGATACTTGGCGTCGATCTTGGTACCGTCAAGAACGGCCCCATAGAGACGGGCCTGGCGCAGATTGGTGCTGCTCAGGTCGGCGCCGGAAAGATTGGCCCCCCGCAGATCACAGTTGGTGAGATCGGCACCGCTGAAATCAACGCCGGAAAGGTTGGCATTGCTGAGATCGGCATCCTCCAGGCGTGATCCGATGATTTTAGCCCCGCTCAGGTCCGCTCCACGAAGTTTTACCATGCTCATTTCCGCTCCGTTCATTTCGGCGTTAGAAAGAGACGCATTGACAAAATTAACACCGCTGAGATTGGCACCGTTCATGCGAGCCTGAGGTATCTTCTTCCCGCCCAGGTCCACGCGGGTAAGCCGGGAAAAATAAAATTTTGTATTACTAATAGTGGCATTCTTCAGCCTTGAATCCCGCAAATCGGCGCCGAAAAAATTGACACCGTTGATCTCGGCATTATTGAAATCGGCGTCGATAATAAATGCCCCGCTCATATCCACATCTATCAGCCGGGCTTCCTCGAACTTGGCCTTTTTCAGCGTGGCCCGTATAAAATCGGCCCCTTTAAGGTCAGCCCGGGTAAAGTCGGCGCCGGTAAGATCCGATCCATAAAAACGGGCACCGCGCAGATCCGCCCCCCGGAAGGTGACATTACGCAGATCGGCATTTCTTAGATCAGCATTCGCCATTTTTACCGCACTCAGGTCGGCTCCGGCGCACTTGGCGTCCCGGAAGTCTGTCTCTTCGCAGATCGCTCCCGTGAGGTTTGCCGATTCCAGGTTTGCTGCCCTGAAGCTGCTTTTATTTATCGAGGCTTTGCTCAGATTGGTCTTTTTAAGCAGCGCCTCGTTCAGGTTGGCCCTTTCCATGACTACGTTGCTCAGGTCAAAACCGCTAAAATCCCGTTTCTGAAAATCGGACCCGGAAAGGCTTTTGCTGCCCTCCTGCAATTTCTTCATATCCTTGTCGGCACTGGAACAGCCGTATATCATAAAAGTGATTGTTATCATGCAGAAAAGCTTATTTTTCACGCTCATTCTCTTTCTCCTTGGATTATGCCTGATACTTTATAGTACATATACTGGTAATTAATCAATACAATTTTGCCCGGGCAGTGCAAATACCCGATATTCACCTCATCGGGGTCAGAGCCTGTTTCAGACATAAAAATTTATACCTGAAACAATAAGTTTTTTCTTTCCTTTTATATTTAATTATGCATGATAGTTGCGATTATTGAATCTACGGTGGAAAGGGCATTAAAACCGGACACAGGCAGGTTCCTGCAGTCCCGGTCACGCTGTACCGCACCACTTTACCTGAAAAAAGGAGACGGCAATGAGCAATTCACTCAACATCGAAACCCATAAGACAATCAATCACAACCTCTGCGGAACACCTAAAAAGATATCGGCGGGAGAGTCGCTCATAGAGATGAAAACGACCAAGGATATGGCCGTTGACAATAAGGGTCTGGTCCATGGAGGGTTCATCTTCGGGCTGGCCGACCATGCTGCCATGCTGGCGGTGAACCATCCCTTCGTGGTGCTCTCAGGATCCAGTTGCAGGTTCCTGAAACCCGCCATGCCGGGACAGCTGCTCATTGCCGAAGGAAAAATCATCGATGAAGACGGCAGGAAAAAGACCGCCAGGGTCACGGTGCGCAGGGAAAATGAAATCATTTTTACCGGTGATTTCACCTGCGTTGTCCTGGAAAATCACGTGCTGTCACCGGTTCAGCAAAGTTCCTGAAATTTTTTGCGCTTAATCCTGCATAGTATAAAAGGAGAGCCAGGATGAGATTAAACGGCGGCGATATCATTGCCATGACCCTGAAAAATCAGGGAATTTCCCATGTATTCACCCTTTGTGGAGGCCACATCTCACCGATCCTGGTGGGATGCAAAAAACAGGGACTGACTATCATTGATGTGCGCCACGAGGTGAACGCGGTTTTCGCCGCCGACGCCATGGCACGGCTTACAGGCAGACCAGGCGTGGCCGTCGTGACAGCGGGTCCCGGCGTCACCAACACCATCACTGCGGTCAAAAACGCCCTCATGGCCCAGGTGCCCCTCATCCTCCTGGGAGGAGCCGCTGCAACAGTCATCAAGGGCCGCGGTTCCCTGCAGGATATTGACCAGTTGTCGCTCTTCAAAACCGTGACGAAAATGGCCGTATCGTTAAAGAGAAGCTGTGATATCATCCCCGTCCTGGAGAAAGCCATGACGATTGCCCTCTCGGGCGTTCCCGGCCCGGTCTTTATTGAGTGTCCCATCGATCTTCTCTATGACCCGGAACTGGTCAGGAAATGGTACGGCAAAGCCTCGACGCCGGGAAATAAAGGTGATCTGAAAAGCAGGCTCCTATCGTGGTACCTGAACCGCCATGTCGATGCGATGTTCGCCTGTGACTTCTCCGATATGCACCCCCACGATCTGCCGGCCCGCGTTCTTCCGGTGCCGGAAAGAAAAATCCTGAGAGCATATAAAGCCGTCAAAAAGACCCGGCGTCCCGTCATGATAATCGGAAGCCAGGCCATGCTGCACCCTTCAGGGGTTTCCCGCCTGGCAGCGGCCGTTGAATCGATGGGAATACCGGTCTTTCTTACCGGTTCAGCCAGGGGACTGCTGGGCACCGACAGCGCTGTCCAGGTCCATCACCACAGAAGGGAAGCGCTGCAGCAGGCCGACACCGTCATCCTGGCCGGGATGCCCTGCGACTTCCGGCTTGATTACGGGCGGTCCATTAACCGGAAGGCCCGCCTCATTTCGGTAAACCGAAGCAGGCAAGACCTGTACCTGAACCGAAGGCCCAACCTGGCGGTTCACTCCGACCCGTTTCTTTTTATCCTGGGACTTGCGGCGCAGTTCACTTCTCATATCATGAACCATCAGGCCTGGCTTGACGAACTGAAGAGGAAAGACACCATTAGAGAAAAGGAAATCGTTTCCCTTTCAGGAAAAAAAACAGAAGGGATCAACCCGCTGTTCCTGCTGAGAAGACTGGAGGAATTTCTGAGTGACGATTCCATTATCGTGGCCGACGGCGGTGACTTCGTAGCTTCGGCGGCATATATCCTTAATCCCCGCAATCCCCTTTCATGGCTTGATCCCGGCGTATTCGGAACGCTGGGTGTTGGAGCGGGATTCGCCATGGGTGCCCGTTGCGTTCATCCCGAAAAAGAGATCTGGATCATTTACGGCGACGGAGCCGCAGGATACAGCCTTCAGGAGTTCGACACCTTTGTCCGCCACGGCCTGCCCGTCATCGGTCTTATCGGCAATGACGCGGCCTGGTCGCAGATCGTCCGCGACCAGGTTGAGTATCTTCATGACGACGTGGCTACATCGCTGCGTCATTCCGATTATCATCTCGTGGCTGAAGGATTCGGAGCGAAAGGGTATCTGCTGGACCGGAAGGAAAAAATCGATTCCGTATTCAGCAGTGCACGCAAAATGGCGCACCGGGGCACGCCGGTCCTTATCAACGCCATTACAGGAACAACGGATTTCCGTAAAGGATCGGTTTCGATGTAGCTTTTAAGGAACCTCTAAAAACAGGGTTTCTTATGCCTGCAAAGCAGGCAGTTCCAGAAGTGAAATCACACAGGATACAGATAAAGACTTTAATAGAAGAAAACACTCTGTCAACTGGATCAGTAAAATTTTTATTATGATTGCTTTTCTGCAGGCATGGCTCTATTCTTTGCAATCTGAAGTACCTACTTCAGAAAAATCAGGCACCTATGCACACATTCAGCAAACGAAGGTATTTTTTAATAATCCTTGCCGGTCTTATCCTGCCCGTACTACTGTCGGGCATGGCGGCCGCCATCCCGGAGTCCATACTGGCCGTGGACAGGATTGCCGAGAAGGTCCCCCTGACATCCTTTCTCGAATATTATGCCGATCCCTCGGGATATCTCACCCTTGAAGATATGCAGACACCGTCGTTTGATAAAGAATTTAAAAAAATGACGGGGCATAAACCGGGATTCGGCTATTCCCATTCATCGTACTGGTTCAGGCTTCGTATTGTTAATAAAAGCAAAGACCCGGTCTCCTGGTACCTGGAATGGGAATATCCTCTCACGGATATTATCGACTTCCACCTTCCATCGGCCGACGGGTATAAAACTGTTACCGTGGGGGACGCCCTTCCCTTTGCATTGCGCCCCTTTAATTACAGGACTTTCATAATACCGGTGAAAACAGAAAAAGGGACTCACTCTATCTACATGCGGGTAAAAACCAAGGGCTCCCTTATTGTTTCGCTTAATGCCTGGGCGGCTGAAATGTTCTATCCGTCAAAATACGGGGAATTTAAGACTCTCTGGTTCTTTTACGGATTCATGCTGGCAATGATATCCTACAACATTGTCATTTTCATCTGGCTCCGGCAGCGGGTATATCTGTTCCTTTCACTCTTTACGATTTCCTTTTCGGTATACACCATGATTCACAACGGACTGGCCTTCCAGTACCTGTGGCCAGCCAGTCCGGGCTGGGGAAACTCCAGCAACCCGGTTATCGCTTTCGTCGCTTCCATTCTGGCACTCCAGTTCGCCAGAACCTTCCTCGAAACGAAAAAGGAGGCACCCATACCCGATCGGGCCCTCAAGACCCTGATGATCACCGGCGGAGCGAATATCCTGCTCATGCTTTTCATTGATTACTATTATGCCTCGCAGTTGTCCACGGTGCAGGTCACGCTTTCCATGATAGCCCTCCTGGGCACCTCCCTGTATCTGCTGAAAAAGGGAAGCCGCGAAGCACTTTTCTATATCCTTTCATGGCTCTTTCTCTTTATCACCATCATGCTCCACATAATGCGCGCCTTCGGCATAATGGAAAGAACCATCCTGTCGGTCTGGGGATATTATTTCGGCGGATCCCTCATGATCCTCCTCCTTTCCCTGGGGATCGCCGACAAGCTGAGGACGCTGATTACGGAACGCGAGAGGTCTCAGGCCGAACTCTACACGGCGCAGCGGCTTATGGCGGTCCAGCTGGAACAGAAGGTCCTGGAACGGACCGAAGAACTGAAAAAGGCCCATGAACAGATTAACATGACTTACGAGGAAATGAAAAAGGACCTCCAGCTGGCGCGCACAATTCAGATGAATATCCTTCCCGATCCTGTGGAGGTTATCGGCGGTCTTCATTTCTGCGTCGAGTATATGCCTCTCATAGAAATAGGCGGCGACATCTACGACATCCATGAACTGGACGATGGGACCGTCAGGATTCTTCTGGCCGACGCAACAGGCCACGGAATCGTCGCATCCCTCATCACCATGCTTATCAAGAGCGAGTATGAACCGCTGAAAATAGAAAGCCCCGATCCCAGGACTATAATATATTCACTGAATGAAATCTTCTGTACTAAATACAAATCCCTGGAGATATTTTTTACCGGCCTGGTCATTGACATCAACAGGTCAAGGAATAAACTCACCTATTGCTCGGCGGGACATATGCCCCAGTACCTTATAATGAGCAAGTGTATCACGGACATACAGCGCACGGGAAGAGCCATCGGAATCATTAACAACATTGATTGTTATGAAAGGATACTGGACCTGGAGGAAAAATTTAAAATTCTTCTTTTTACCGACGGTCTCATCGAGGAAATGAATCAGAAAAGCACGTCCTTCGGCGATGAGAAGTTGAGAAGCATTGTTACCAGGCATTCTGAACGTCCGGTCCGGAACATCATCCAGGAAGTTTTACAACAGGTGTTTTCATCGATACATGATGAAAACCAGTGGGATGATATCACCATTATAGGCATTGAATAGTATCTGAAAAATCCGTAAATGTATTGACAATTTTCAACCAATCCCCTATGCCACAGCCATCGCACTAATCCAGAACAAGGAGATTACCATGAGTCTTCTCGAAAAAATCGAAGCTGAAATGAAAGAGGCGCTCAAGGCCGGAGATACGGTCAGGTCTGACACACTGAAAATGCTGAAAACCGATATCACCTACGAGAAAGCAAAAACAGGAGAAACCGTTTCCGATGAAAAAATCCTCGAGGTAATAGCCCGGGCTGCAAAAAAAAGGAAAGAGGCCATGACGGAGTACCGGAAGGCAAACCGTGAGGACCTGGCTTCCCGCGAGGCCCAGGAGCTGGCCCTCATCGAGGCCTATCTGCCGGAACAGATGGCCGAAGAAGATATCAAAAAATATGTCGCGGACCTCGTTGCTTCCATGGGCGGAGTCACTAAAAAGGATTTCGGCCGTGTCATGGGACAGGCCATGAAGGACCTTAAAGGCAAGGCCGATGGAGTCCTGGTGAAAAAAATCATCACTGAGAGCCTGGGAGAATAACAGAACGGGCTACTTTTTACTGCACGATGAATATACGAGGTCGTGCACATCCTCGCAGCTTACTATACCCCGGTACACGGGACAATCGCGGCACGAGGGATAGGGATGGAGGCATTTTTCATTCGAGGCCCAGCAGGGACGCGTTCGTACATTATAGGCAGGACATTCACTTCCATTCCTGGAGCCGCACTTTCTCAGCTTCCAGCAGGGCACAAAGGCGAGGATTCTCCTGATTCCTTCGAAGTTGAGGCCTTCTTCCTGTATCATTTTTTTGATACACCGCGTCTTCTCCAGTTCCAGGTCCGAATAGAGCCTTCTTCCCGTTTCTGTTTTAAAGGGAATCAGCAGGCCTTCGGCTTCGTAAAGACGCAGGGCATGGACCGAGACGCCCAGTTTCGCCGCCGCCACACCAATGGTGTAGACCGGTTCATAAAAATCACGTTCGAACCTTTCCCGGCCAGCTGCTTTGTTTTTGTCCTGTTTTATATCCACCACTGCCATATTATATCCCGTCTCTCAAACACCTTACTTCTTCGCAGCCAGTTTTACAGAGTCATCCCTAATAGTCAATATATATACTGTTCCGTTTATTCAAATACCTTTCGGCAAAAAAGCCCGAAAGGTATAATTGCGGTTAACCATGAGACTCGCTTTAACTCTCTTTGTCTCAACAGCCTTCCAGTTTTTTCTTTTTGCTTTTCGGTTTTACCGCGCCGCTACCTTTACTGTCAGTGCTCTTCACCGGATTGTCCGTTGATTTCACCGCATTTCCACCCCCGAAGTATGAAGATATGGATGCGGCAAGATTATACTTCAATATCTCATCATCAGAGGAATCCTTTGCCGGTTCAGGATTGAGTATGGCCGCGACCCAGTGATTGAATCCGCCTTCCAGAACATAAGCATCCTTTCCGGCCGCCTTAAGCACAAGCCATGCCTGGTGGGCGTGAGAATTGCCGTTGGAATAGAGAATGATCATTTTCGAATCGCTGAGATCCGTATCAATCGTGCTTCGTTTTAAAAGATTCTCCAGCGGGATATTTTCCGATGTTTTAATGTTTCCCTTCGCATATTCCTCGGAATTGCGAATATCGATGAGCTGATAATCGGTTTTACCTTCGATAATCCACTGCGACAGATCCTGCGGCGATACCTGATCGCCTTTTTCATTTATCGTTTTTGCCATCACCTCGGGCTCGAAACGATATTTATTTTTACTGGAGCCGGGAAGGAACAGCATGATCACCGCCAGGATAAGAGCCGTGTAAACCGCGATCTGCCTGTTTTCTAGTTTTAATTTCATATCTCTACCTCTTTGAATCGTTACGTCGCTATTCGACTATTTCACCGTATTTCTTTTCAACCCATTCCGCACCGAAAAAACCACCCAGGGCGATGAGGACAACAACAAATCCGACAACACCCGCCGAGACTCCTAAATATTCATAGATGGTCACGGTCCCCATGAACCCGCTGTATTTACCGCTGTAAAAGGCATCGATGGAGGGGGCTATCTCGCCGAAGACAAACATGCCGAGAAATATCCCTGCCAGGTAAAAAACGGCATCAACCTTCAGGGTGGCAAGACCGGCAAAAGATGTGCCGGGACAGTATCCGCCGATGGCGAAGCCAAAACCCATTATCACGCCACCGGCGATGCCGGACCAAAGATAGGTTGGATTGATCAGCATGCTGTTCACGTCGAGCCATCCAAAGGCATCTAAAAATATAATCCCTGCCATGGCCGTAATTATTGCCGTAAACATTACTTTAAAAACCGTCAGGTCCTTGAAATAGAATTGCCAGGCCAGCTTCCGTGAATTACCGAAACCTCCGCTCTCCAGGGCGAAGCCGAAGCCGATGCCGATCACAAAAGCAAAAACAAAATTTATTCCGTTACTCCAATTGCCGAATACCGCTAATGGTGCAAACATATCCTTTTCTCCTATGTCCAGAGTTTTTTAACAAATATTGCCATGAGGTACGCTCCGGCGAAGATGGCCATCATGGTTGCCCAGCTTCCCAGGGCAAGACTGGCCCCGCCCGAAAGGGCGACTCCACTGGTGCATCCCCGGGCCAGGCGAGCGCCGAAACCGAAAAGAGAGCCTCCCACAACGGCAAAAATCCAGCGTTGCTTATCCGTTATGCGTGGTCCCCGGTTTGTTTCTTTTTTGATACGTCCCGCCAACGCTCCGGAAATCAGGGCTCCCACGAGCACGCCCAGAACTTCGAAGACGAGCCAGTTATCAAAGGGATTTTTATCCCCGCCGCCGTAATGGGCGAGATGAGAATTATTATTCACATGCTCCGGCGAAACGGCCTTTTCGGCGGCCACAACGACGCGCATCATTGCTCCGGAAGCTCCCAGTCCCTGTCCTGAAATGAAAAATGATCCGAGAAGAACAAGGCCGAGAAGTACGCCGGCTATATAGGGCGACATATACTTTTTGGACTGCATATATTCCTTTCCTCCAAATATTATTTTATGCAAAAATGACTCTATCGTAACAGCTGATCAATGGACATATCCCGCCAGAGACAGCATACCTTTACCAGAACAAAGCGAAGCATGAGACCGCCGAAAAGCACCATGACGGGCGGAAGTACGGCTGGAATATCACGCCCCTTCATCTCGAGCCACTCGAATACCAGTGGAAGAAACAGGCCCAGGGTGAAAACGAATATCCAGAACACGGGGGTCATGATACTGCCTCCCAGGAGAAGCGAAATGGCCTCCTGCTGGGCCTTCCCGGACGTGAGCTGCCCGATAAAAAAGAGAAACAGTATGAACAATTCCACTACAATGAGTCCCATATCCATCCTGGCAAAATAATGCCGTTCATCATCACGGGAGAGGAGAGCGATGAGGGCCACTCCCGTGGACATCCCCGACACCAGGAACAGTGGTCCCAGTATTGCCGAGTTCCAGATGGGCCTGGCCGCAAAGGCGCTGAGAAGTATTCCCGTATAAATGCCGAGTCCGATGCCGATGGGTATGCCCGCCTTCGCGAATATATTTTTCCTGGTCTCGGCAAAATCCACTACCGCTTTAAACCAGGGCAGAAACCTGCCATCCCTGATCTGTTTTATCCTTTCTTCCACCCATCCGTACACCGCGGGAAATCCCTCACGAAAAGTAGCCAGGACCAGCAGGATCGTCACGGGATACACCAGCACCAATATCCATGAGCCCCATGACATGACCGATGTAACCTGAAAAGTTGTATAAAAACGCCACACATAAAGTTTGTGGGACAGATCAAGAAAAAGTGCGCCCATCCCCAGGGAGATAAGCACGGGGGCCAGGACCA contains these protein-coding regions:
- a CDS encoding thioesterase, which translates into the protein MSNSLNIETHKTINHNLCGTPKKISAGESLIEMKTTKDMAVDNKGLVHGGFIFGLADHAAMLAVNHPFVVLSGSSCRFLKPAMPGQLLIAEGKIIDEDGRKKTARVTVRRENEIIFTGDFTCVVLENHVLSPVQQSS
- a CDS encoding nitrite reductase, producing the protein MKEITITTQKMAGAHAQGWQIWGWEIPVYLFLGGLTAGIIVVASWMILKNRGKEYPVATNKIMVLAPVLISLGMGALFLDLSHKLYVWRFYTTFQVTSVMSWGSWILVLVYPVTILLVLATFREGFPAVYGWVEERIKQIRDGRFLPWFKAVVDFAETRKNIFAKAGIPIGIGLGIYTGILLSAFAARPIWNSAILGPLFLVSGMSTGVALIALLSRDDERHYFARMDMGLIVVELFILFLFFIGQLTSGKAQQEAISLLLGGSIMTPVFWIFVFTLGLFLPLVFEWLEMKGRDIPAVLPPVMVLFGGLMLRFVLVKVCCLWRDMSIDQLLR
- the lnt gene encoding apolipoprotein N-acyltransferase; the protein is MIKNLHEGTFMKFFRKKVPLALFSSLLMVLAFPSHDIYPLLWIGFIPLLMAMEDTTVRESYWLGLITGWAGICGAYPWLSHVTKIYMEAPVPANYLIWILYGFYHGQLFGLAAALFTWARKKTALPVIVIFPIIMTGLWTIFPALFFFNLGNGTTGFITALQGIDITGIYGLDYIIVLCSAFIYSIIRHKKLKTPGIILAGAAIILMVWFSYGIYALHTWREALTPGETKKIGIVQPNRPSSLFILPPEEGYSTTYPLEMALSKALIGDRPDLIIWPEGNFYGYFEDISVRLAFMKQVRDWGIPLLFHDYPWDLGATGKLYRNSSVLIRDDGSYGGRYDKRFIVPFGEYIPFVNYDWSIIQSLELPPPLTPGKGPVTFHAGGMKIDPLICYETQFSAFVADSLGKDPQGKIITVQSNDGWYGRGSEAAQQNSSIILRAVENRVPVIHVVNNGPSMAAGPDGRVLFSYGFWERGSWIASIPYNEKSGGSFYTRHPALFTTLMRIFFIVLIAWVIFRNRITAPRSPGRS
- a CDS encoding acetolactate synthase → MRLNGGDIIAMTLKNQGISHVFTLCGGHISPILVGCKKQGLTIIDVRHEVNAVFAADAMARLTGRPGVAVVTAGPGVTNTITAVKNALMAQVPLILLGGAAATVIKGRGSLQDIDQLSLFKTVTKMAVSLKRSCDIIPVLEKAMTIALSGVPGPVFIECPIDLLYDPELVRKWYGKASTPGNKGDLKSRLLSWYLNRHVDAMFACDFSDMHPHDLPARVLPVPERKILRAYKAVKKTRRPVMIIGSQAMLHPSGVSRLAAAVESMGIPVFLTGSARGLLGTDSAVQVHHHRREALQQADTVILAGMPCDFRLDYGRSINRKARLISVNRSRQDLYLNRRPNLAVHSDPFLFILGLAAQFTSHIMNHQAWLDELKRKDTIREKEIVSLSGKKTEGINPLFLLRRLEEFLSDDSIIVADGGDFVASAAYILNPRNPLSWLDPGVFGTLGVGAGFAMGARCVHPEKEIWIIYGDGAAGYSLQEFDTFVRHGLPVIGLIGNDAAWSQIVRDQVEYLHDDVATSLRHSDYHLVAEGFGAKGYLLDRKEKIDSVFSSARKMAHRGTPVLINAITGTTDFRKGSVSM
- a CDS encoding glutamyl-tRNA amidotransferase; its protein translation is MSLLEKIEAEMKEALKAGDTVRSDTLKMLKTDITYEKAKTGETVSDEKILEVIARAAKKRKEAMTEYRKANREDLASREAQELALIEAYLPEQMAEEDIKKYVADLVASMGGVTKKDFGRVMGQAMKDLKGKADGVLVKKIITESLGE
- a CDS encoding sulfurtransferase, yielding MFAPLAVFGNWSNGINFVFAFVIGIGFGFALESGGFGNSRKLAWQFYFKDLTVFKVMFTAIITAMAGIIFLDAFGWLDVNSMLINPTYLWSGIAGGVIMGFGFAIGGYCPGTSFAGLATLKVDAVFYLAGIFLGMFVFGEIAPSIDAFYSGKYSGFMGTVTIYEYLGVSAGVVGFVVVLIALGGFFGAEWVEKKYGEIVE
- a CDS encoding MerR family transcriptional regulator, with translation MAVVDIKQDKNKAAGRERFERDFYEPVYTIGVAAAKLGVSVHALRLYEAEGLLIPFKTETGRRLYSDLELEKTRCIKKMIQEEGLNFEGIRRILAFVPCWKLRKCGSRNGSECPAYNVRTRPCWASNEKCLHPYPSCRDCPVYRGIVSCEDVHDLVYSSCSKK